One region of Acidimicrobiales bacterium genomic DNA includes:
- the typA gene encoding translational GTPase TypA: protein MQRPDLRNVAIVAHVDHGKTTLVDAMLRQSGAFRANQEVADRVLDSMDLEREKGITILAKNTAVRYGDLTINIVDTPGHADFGGEVERGLTMVDGVLLLVDASEGPLPQTRFVLRKTLEARLPVICVINKIDRPDARPGEVIDAVYELFMDLGADEHQIEFPIVYCNARAGKAAMAAEDVASAPDLKVLFDLLVDHIPAPSYEEGHPFQALVTNLDASPYVGRLALCRIRNGWVKKGQTVAWCRHDRSIERVRLSELYVTEALERVDAPPQGAGPGDIIAVAGIPEIMIGDTLADSEDPRQLPVITIDDPSISMTIGVNTSPLAGKPVSGAHPGTKLTARLIKSRLDAELVGNVSIRVLPTERPDTWEVQGRGELALAVLVELMRREGFELTVGKPQVLTKEIGGKLHEPMERVSVDVPEDFMGVVTQLLSLRKGRMESMTNHGTTGWCRMDWLVPSRGLIGFRTEFLTETRGTGQLHHVFEGYEPWHGDLRTRPNGSMVADRRGPTTSYALTTLQERGALFVGPGVEVYEGMIVGENARSEDMDVNPTKEKKLTNMRAAAADETVRLVPALQLSLEQALEFIREDECVEVTPASVRLRKVILDQSDRARRRAAGRPPRS from the coding sequence ATGCAACGCCCAGACCTACGTAACGTCGCGATCGTCGCCCATGTCGACCATGGCAAGACCACCCTGGTGGACGCCATGCTCCGGCAGTCCGGCGCGTTCCGAGCCAACCAGGAAGTCGCCGATCGGGTCCTCGACTCCATGGATCTGGAGCGTGAGAAGGGAATCACCATCCTGGCCAAGAACACCGCGGTCCGATACGGCGACCTGACCATCAACATCGTCGATACTCCAGGGCACGCGGACTTCGGCGGGGAAGTCGAACGAGGCCTCACCATGGTCGACGGCGTTCTGTTGCTGGTCGACGCCAGCGAAGGGCCGCTGCCCCAGACCAGGTTCGTTCTGCGCAAGACCCTCGAAGCCCGCCTACCGGTCATCTGCGTGATCAACAAGATCGACCGGCCGGACGCGCGTCCCGGTGAGGTGATCGACGCGGTCTACGAGTTGTTCATGGACCTCGGCGCGGACGAGCACCAGATCGAATTCCCGATCGTCTACTGCAACGCACGCGCGGGCAAGGCTGCCATGGCAGCAGAGGACGTCGCCTCGGCCCCGGACCTCAAGGTTCTGTTCGACCTTCTGGTCGATCACATACCCGCTCCGTCATACGAGGAGGGCCATCCCTTCCAGGCGTTGGTAACCAACCTCGACGCCTCGCCCTACGTCGGCCGTCTCGCTCTGTGCCGGATACGCAACGGATGGGTCAAGAAGGGCCAGACCGTGGCGTGGTGCCGTCACGACCGATCGATCGAGCGGGTCAGGCTGTCCGAGCTGTACGTGACCGAAGCACTCGAGCGGGTCGACGCGCCCCCGCAAGGAGCCGGCCCCGGAGACATCATTGCCGTAGCTGGAATTCCTGAAATCATGATCGGTGACACGCTGGCCGATTCGGAAGACCCGCGGCAGCTCCCGGTCATAACCATCGACGATCCCAGCATCTCGATGACCATCGGCGTCAACACGTCACCCCTGGCGGGCAAGCCAGTCTCCGGCGCACATCCGGGCACGAAGCTGACGGCTCGGTTGATCAAGAGCCGGCTGGACGCCGAGCTCGTCGGCAACGTGAGCATTCGGGTGCTGCCGACCGAGAGGCCCGACACGTGGGAAGTGCAGGGACGAGGCGAGCTGGCTCTGGCCGTTCTGGTCGAGCTCATGCGAAGAGAGGGCTTCGAGCTGACCGTGGGCAAGCCGCAGGTCCTCACCAAGGAGATCGGCGGCAAGCTTCACGAGCCGATGGAGCGGGTCTCCGTTGACGTTCCGGAGGACTTCATGGGCGTGGTGACTCAGCTCCTGTCGCTGCGCAAGGGGCGTATGGAGTCGATGACCAACCACGGAACGACCGGCTGGTGCCGGATGGATTGGCTGGTTCCGTCGCGGGGGCTGATCGGTTTTCGCACCGAGTTCCTCACCGAAACTCGGGGCACCGGGCAGCTCCACCACGTGTTCGAGGGGTACGAGCCCTGGCACGGTGATCTTCGAACCCGACCGAACGGGTCGATGGTTGCGGACCGCCGCGGACCGACGACGTCGTACGCGCTGACCACCCTGCAGGAGCGGGGAGCACTCTTTGTCGGGCCGGGCGTCGAGGTCTACGAAGGGATGATCGTCGGCGAGAACGCTCGCTCCGAGGACATGGACGTCAATCCGACCAAGGAGAAGAAGCTCACCAACATGCGTGCCGCGGCCGCCGACGAAACCGTTCGGCTGGTCCCC
- a CDS encoding AarF/UbiB family protein: MQQPTPVDLAVGGFSSDPPWLVDPDHLVWRKGCAALRARTAAQVPELLRRRRLPPGRRVVRVGFTLGRALGGWYLLDRRRARRSNQPEISRAGLSRRLREAFQALGPTYIKLGQILSSGEGLFPVELVTQFRFLRDRVPPETFETVRSVVEQDLGKRLEEVFERFDRTPVAAASIAQVHAAKLRTGEEVVVKVQRPTVAELVRSDLAAMSWIAPFLIGRIPVTALANPPALVELFAETIVEELDFRLEADNMLDIAHVFASTGQRSVVVPRPHPTLVTPRVLVMERLDGFCFDDVEGMRAAGIDTEAVVRALMISFFEGATLFGVFHGDLHGGNLFVRHDGTIALLDYGITGRLDEPRRLAFLRMLMGGTINDVKMQLSALRDLGALPADTDLDCVVRDLGLDQPVKDPTTMTPDELLSEIREMIKKLLGYGARFPKVLMLYVKDMLFLDGALATLAPDVDLFSEVTQIATYFTERYGERIAAEVGVDPRQQAIDLDGMRAQFGLTPEVERMSYRDLQARRELIRKRMEEHRRTRR, from the coding sequence ATGCAGCAGCCGACGCCCGTCGACCTTGCCGTAGGAGGGTTCAGTTCAGACCCTCCGTGGTTGGTCGACCCGGACCACCTGGTGTGGCGGAAGGGCTGCGCGGCGCTTCGGGCCCGCACAGCGGCCCAGGTTCCCGAGCTTCTTCGCCGGCGCCGTCTTCCGCCCGGTCGGCGGGTCGTGAGGGTGGGTTTCACACTCGGACGGGCACTCGGTGGCTGGTACCTGCTCGACCGGAGAAGAGCAAGGCGCAGCAACCAACCTGAGATCTCACGCGCGGGGCTGTCGCGGCGGCTGCGCGAAGCGTTCCAGGCGCTCGGGCCCACCTACATAAAGCTCGGCCAGATCCTTTCCTCCGGCGAGGGGCTGTTTCCGGTCGAGCTGGTCACCCAGTTCCGGTTCCTGCGTGACCGTGTGCCTCCCGAAACCTTCGAAACGGTAAGGAGCGTGGTCGAACAGGATCTAGGCAAGCGGCTCGAGGAAGTCTTCGAGCGGTTCGACAGAACCCCGGTCGCCGCTGCCTCGATCGCCCAGGTGCACGCAGCGAAGCTCCGCACCGGCGAAGAGGTCGTCGTGAAGGTGCAGAGACCGACGGTCGCGGAGCTCGTCCGCTCGGATCTTGCCGCGATGAGCTGGATCGCACCCTTTCTCATCGGACGAATCCCGGTAACTGCGCTCGCCAATCCCCCCGCGCTCGTAGAGCTTTTCGCCGAGACGATCGTCGAGGAACTCGACTTCCGTCTCGAAGCGGACAACATGCTCGACATCGCGCATGTCTTCGCCTCCACGGGACAGCGATCGGTTGTCGTGCCACGCCCACACCCGACGCTCGTTACACCGAGAGTTCTGGTGATGGAGAGACTCGACGGGTTCTGTTTCGACGACGTCGAGGGAATGCGGGCCGCCGGCATCGACACCGAAGCGGTGGTGAGGGCGTTGATGATCTCCTTCTTCGAAGGAGCGACCCTGTTCGGGGTCTTCCACGGGGACCTTCACGGCGGGAACCTGTTCGTGCGGCACGACGGAACCATCGCCCTTCTCGACTACGGCATCACCGGCCGGCTCGACGAGCCACGCCGCCTCGCCTTCCTGCGGATGCTCATGGGCGGCACGATCAACGACGTCAAGATGCAGCTGTCTGCGCTGCGCGACCTAGGGGCGCTTCCCGCCGACACTGACCTCGACTGCGTAGTCCGGGATCTTGGACTCGACCAGCCGGTCAAGGATCCGACCACGATGACCCCCGACGAGCTGCTCTCCGAGATTCGGGAGATGATCAAGAAGCTGCTCGGTTACGGCGCCCGCTTCCCGAAGGTGCTCATGCTGTACGTCAAGGACATGCTTTTCCTCGACGGCGCCCTTGCGACGCTCGCACCGGATGTAGATCTGTTCTCCGAAGTCACCCAGATCGCGACCTACTTCACCGAGCGCTACGGCGAGCGGATCGCCGCCGAAGTCGGAGTCGACCCGCGACAGCAGGCGATCGACCTCGACGGAATGCGTGCCCAGTTCGGCCTGACCCCCGAGGTCGAGCGCATGAGCTACCGCGACCTGCAGGCCAGGCGGGAGCTGATCCGCAAGCGAATGGAAGAGCACCGCAGGACACGGCGATAA
- the bcp gene encoding thioredoxin-dependent thiol peroxidase codes for MAQLKPGDKAPTFTLLDQSGQKVKLSDFKGRSVLVYFYPKADTPGCTAQACGLRDILGDIGDTAVLGISPDPPARQAKFDQKYGLGFPLLADEDHAVADAYGVWTEKSMYGKKYMGILRSAFLVDGKGKLAQVWYKISPADTPKNLLAALAA; via the coding sequence ATGGCCCAGCTGAAACCTGGAGACAAGGCACCCACGTTCACCCTGCTCGACCAAAGCGGCCAAAAGGTGAAGCTGTCCGACTTCAAGGGAAGGTCTGTTCTGGTCTACTTCTATCCGAAGGCCGATACGCCCGGTTGCACCGCGCAGGCGTGCGGCCTGAGGGACATCCTCGGCGACATCGGAGACACGGCCGTCCTAGGAATCAGCCCGGACCCGCCGGCCCGCCAGGCCAAGTTCGATCAGAAGTACGGCCTCGGATTTCCGCTGCTCGCGGACGAGGACCATGCGGTCGCCGACGCCTACGGAGTGTGGACGGAGAAGTCGATGTATGGAAAGAAGTACATGGGCATTCTCCGTTCCGCCTTCCTGGTTGACGGAAAGGGCAAGCTCGCTCAGGTCTGGTACAAGATCTCCCCGGCGGACACGCCGAAGAACCTGCTCGCCGCGCTGGCTGCCTGA